In Aegilops tauschii subsp. strangulata cultivar AL8/78 chromosome 3, Aet v6.0, whole genome shotgun sequence, one genomic interval encodes:
- the LOC120962022 gene encoding uncharacterized protein has protein sequence MAQAVEEWYQQMPIITRSYLTAAVLTTVGCTLEIILSYHLYLNPKLVVQHYRIGASSPTSSTSARWRLVEFSMSYIAGNPRMCDTEFDKLKLILKICMNQDLEAGKLGNSKFEETWSI, from the exons ATGGCGCAGGCGGTGGAGGAGTGGTACCAGCAGATGCCCATCATCACGCGCTCCTACCTCACCGCCGCCGTCCTCACCACCGTCGGCTGCACCCTCGAG ATCATCTTGTCGTACCACCTGTACCTGAACCCCAAGCTGGTGGTGCAACACTACCGGATTGGTGCCTCGTCACCAACTTCCTCTACTTCCGCAAGATGG AGGCTGGTCGAATTCTCGATGTCCTACATTGCCGGCAACCCCAGAATGTGCGACACTGAATTCGACAAGCTCAAGCTCATACTCAAG ATCTGTATGAACCAAGATTTGGAAGCTGGGAAGCTGGGGAATTCGAAGTTTGAAGAGACCTGGAGTATATAG
- the LOC141020737 gene encoding uncharacterized protein, whose amino-acid sequence MRSLADELAATGKLIGDDELSSYITVGLDMEYQPLISANDARTEPISLDDLFAQMSGGSCYCEQPHNKGKPSGGGNSSGGNSSNSGGGGWPFYNNNRGRRNSSGKPREGADVTHCQICGKPGHTARDCWYRFEEDKESSQDEKVAAAAEGSYGVDTNWYVDSGATNHITGDLEKVTVREKYCG is encoded by the exons atgcgatcacTCGCAGATGAGCTTGCAGCCACGGGAAAGCTGATCGGTGATGATGAACTGTCCTCCTACATCACCGTCGGCCTCGACATGGAGTATCAGCCTCTCATCTCCGCCAACGACGCCCGCACCGAGCCCATCAGCCTCGACGACCTCTTCGCTCAGATGA GTGGCGGCTCTTGCTACTGCGAGCAACCGCACAACAAGGGCAAGCCATCGGGTGGAGGCAACAGCAGCGGTGGCAACTCCTCCAAcagtggcggcggcgggtggccCTTCTACAACAACAACAGGGGGCGCCGCAACTCTTCTGgcaagcctcgcgagggcgcaGATGTCACGCACTGCCAAATCTGTGGCAAGCCAGGCCACACAGCAAGGGATTGCTGGTACCGGTTTGAAGAAGATAAAGAATCTTCCCAAGATGAGAAAGTTGCAGCAGCGGCAGAAGGCTCCTACGGCGTCGATACCAACTGGTATGTGGACAGCGGCGCGACAAACCACATTACAGGCGACCTGGAGAAGGTGACCGTACGTGAAAAGTACTGTGGATAG